The nucleotide window ATTCTCACAAGCCACGCCTGCATTCTACGCGATTAAAGGCACTTTCGCCACAGCAGACAACAGTCCTGCAAAAGATGTAGTAGTACAGCTGATGACAGCAGCCGACAAAAAACTGGTCAAACTGGAATATACCGACGCACAAGGTAATTTCAACTTCGATCGTATACCAGCCGGCGAATACCTGGTGGCCACTCAAAGCATGGCCTATGCGCCCTGGCTGTCGGCCCCCATTACGCTGCATCAGACCATTCAGCTGGGCACTATCAGGTTACAGTCTACCTCCACCACCCTGCGCGAGGCCAATGTGGTGGCAGCCAAACCATTCATCCAGCAGCAGTACGACAAAACAGTTCTCAATGTAGCCGGCTCCATCTCAGCAGCCGGCAGCACCGCCCTTGAAGTATTGGCCAAAGCGCCAGGTATTACCTTAGACCAGAATGACAATATCGCCATGCGCGGTCGTCAGGGTGTGCTCTTCATGATAGACGGCAAACTGGTACCCATGTCAGGACAGGAGCTGGCCAACCTGCTCCGGAGTCTGTCTGCCAACCAGATCGAAAAAATAGAACTGATTACCAACCCCTCTGCCAAATATGATGCTGCAGGTACTTCCGGCATTATTGATATCCGCCTCAAAAAAGGGAACAACAATGGCACAAACGGTAATGTATCCCTCAGCTATGGTCAGGGTAAATACTCCAGACTGACCCCATCACTCAATTTCAACAGTAAATTCAACAGACTCAATGTTTTCGGGGCTTATAGCTATTCATTCCGGCGCGACTTCCAGAAACTGAACATTGAGCGACAGTTCTACGATAACAGTGACCACTATACGGGGGGAAACAACTATGACAATTTATTCAATTTTCGCTTCAACAACCACAACGCGCGTATTGGAGCAGACTACAACCTAACGCCTGATATTGTGATTGGTATTGTTGCCAATGGTCTCTTCGGTAATAATAATATCGGTTCATACAGCGTTGCACAGTCTTTTGATGCACAAGGGCAGAAAGCCGGCAATTTCCTGACTATCGGTGATAATCATCCCGGCAGAAATAACAAGAGCATCAACCTTAACTACAGACATAAAATAGACACCACTGGTAAAGAGTTAACAATAGACCTGGATTACGCCGGTTTTAGCTCGGGCGAAATTCAAAACTACACCACCTCCTATACCAATCCCTCCAAACCTTCCTATCTGTTGTTTGGCGACCTTCGGGGTGACCTGAACATCAAATCCATAAAAGCGGATTACACCCAACCACTTAAAAGCATAGGGGCAAGGTTGGAAGCCGGTATCAAAAGCAGTTGGGTAAAGACAGACAATGATGTACAGT belongs to Chitinophaga sp. HK235 and includes:
- a CDS encoding TonB-dependent receptor, with product MMKRLSIYAFVMLVYVTTYINNAFSQATPAFYAIKGTFATADNSPAKDVVVQLMTAADKKLVKLEYTDAQGNFNFDRIPAGEYLVATQSMAYAPWLSAPITLHQTIQLGTIRLQSTSTTLREANVVAAKPFIQQQYDKTVLNVAGSISAAGSTALEVLAKAPGITLDQNDNIAMRGRQGVLFMIDGKLVPMSGQELANLLRSLSANQIEKIELITNPSAKYDAAGTSGIIDIRLKKGNNNGTNGNVSLSYGQGKYSRLTPSLNFNSKFNRLNVFGAYSYSFRRDFQKLNIERQFYDNSDHYTGGNNYDNLFNFRFNNHNARIGADYNLTPDIVIGIVANGLFGNNNIGSYSVAQSFDAQGQKAGNFLTIGDNHPGRNNKSINLNYRHKIDTTGKELTIDLDYAGFSSGEIQNYTTSYTNPSKPSYLLFGDLRGDLNIKSIKADYTQPLKSIGARLEAGIKSSWVKTDNDVQFFDRSNGTDVLDIGKSNHFRYDENINAAYLNASKKWSRLNIQIGLRVENTNAQGLQITNKESFDRHYTQLFPSGYIGYTFNKTHDLGLSVSRRIHRPSYRELNPFKVFLDPLTYSTGNPYLDPEITHSFELTHTFREKYITKIGFSKTTDNIIIVLAPDAEPNSVIQTGRNLARYNYYNFSFGAPFTVGKWLNSTNNALVYYGEYKGDLANTRLNSGKVTFNFNSTNTITFDANTTAEISAIFESPANYGFLELREHWYVNIGAQRQLWHKKASVKLNLSDIFYTDRALASTRLTGYGETFLQRRDSRILTLTFNYKFGNNTGNGSNKKTGGAEEEKRRAG